In Desulfotignum phosphitoxidans DSM 13687, a single window of DNA contains:
- a CDS encoding ABC transporter permease, which produces MEEIIISTLQRTLVAGTPLLLATTGEIICERSGILNLGVEGVMALGAVTAFIVTMTTGSPWLGVLAALVAGMVISIIHAVASVTLQANQVVSGLALTMLGLGLSGMVGKPYVGKPLTIKMENITIPVLSDIPYIGKAVFSQSPFFFLAIALALGAWFLLERTRLGIQIRSTGENPKATETQGVNVFLIRYLSVIIGGGFSALAGAHLSISYSKSWIEGMTAGRGWIAIALTIFALWNPGRAIWAAFLFGGIFVAQYLMQPLGISPNFLAMLPYIATLLILLLISLKDPRKLNAPAMLSTPYKRGER; this is translated from the coding sequence ATGGAAGAGATCATCATATCAACACTTCAGCGCACCCTGGTGGCGGGCACACCGCTGCTTTTAGCCACCACCGGGGAAATCATCTGTGAACGAAGCGGGATCCTCAACCTGGGCGTGGAAGGTGTCATGGCCTTAGGCGCCGTCACCGCCTTCATTGTCACCATGACCACGGGGTCCCCCTGGCTGGGGGTGCTGGCGGCACTGGTCGCGGGCATGGTCATTTCCATCATCCATGCCGTGGCATCGGTAACGCTTCAGGCCAACCAGGTGGTGTCGGGCCTGGCGTTGACCATGCTGGGACTGGGCCTGTCCGGCATGGTGGGAAAACCTTATGTGGGAAAACCTTTAACCATCAAAATGGAAAATATCACCATCCCCGTTCTGTCGGATATTCCTTATATCGGCAAGGCCGTGTTCAGTCAGAGTCCGTTTTTTTTCCTGGCCATTGCACTGGCATTAGGGGCCTGGTTTCTGCTGGAAAGAACCCGGCTGGGCATTCAGATCCGGTCCACGGGAGAAAATCCCAAAGCCACGGAAACCCAGGGGGTGAACGTATTTCTGATCCGGTATCTGTCCGTGATCATCGGCGGCGGTTTTTCCGCGCTGGCCGGAGCCCATCTGTCCATTTCCTATTCCAAATCCTGGATCGAAGGCATGACCGCAGGAAGGGGCTGGATTGCCATTGCCCTGACCATTTTCGCGTTGTGGAACCCGGGCCGGGCCATCTGGGCCGCATTTCTGTTTGGTGGGATTTTCGTGGCCCAGTATCTGATGCAGCCTTTGGGGATATCGCCGAATTTTTTAGCCATGCTGCCTTATATCGCCACATTGTTGATTCTTTTGCTCATCAGCCTGAAAGATCCCAGAAAACTCAATGCCCCTGCCATGCTTTCCACGCCGTATAAAAGAGGCGAGCGATGA
- a CDS encoding M48 family metallopeptidase, whose protein sequence is MKRIRAITAIFFMMMTFLPAPASAISIPDELELADEFMEMIHQQQVILDDPAANHLINEIGRHILAQLPPQPFNFSFFLINDGTFNAFASPGANIFVHRGLITALSSTDELAGILAHEIAHAVSRHVSQSIDRSKLVNIGTLAGVVAGIIVGSAGGGGEAAQALTMGSMAAGYSSMLTYTRENETEADQKAFTMLQQTCFSPKGLLDSLNELRATDYMGVEGIPDYFKTHPGTGSRIAHLSALLSDYTHAPPAKNTSPVTYNYDMVKYRIIGLYEPVADSIKTIESRISQDASNPALYYGLGLLYARENRRDQAIVQLQKALSFNLMDPLILLDLGRIYALDGQYDKAMNILPGIQSDPVLGTWARYYLAVAQLESGDVPSAEQNLTRVIETSPKSFPRAYYHLGAIMSKKNRIALSHYYLGIYYDLVQDSKNATRHLKRAIDQGLDDPDTKTAAEERLKRISSGKRPS, encoded by the coding sequence ATGAAACGCATCCGTGCAATAACAGCCATTTTTTTTATGATGATGACTTTTTTACCCGCACCGGCATCTGCCATCTCCATACCGGATGAACTGGAACTGGCGGATGAATTCATGGAGATGATTCACCAGCAGCAGGTCATTTTAGATGATCCCGCGGCCAATCATCTGATCAATGAAATCGGGCGGCATATATTGGCACAGCTGCCGCCCCAGCCTTTTAATTTTTCTTTTTTTCTCATCAATGACGGCACATTCAATGCCTTTGCCAGCCCCGGAGCGAACATCTTTGTGCACCGGGGATTGATCACGGCCCTTTCCAGCACGGATGAACTGGCCGGGATTCTGGCCCATGAAATCGCCCATGCCGTCAGCCGGCATGTGTCCCAATCCATTGACCGGTCCAAACTGGTGAATATCGGTACCCTGGCCGGGGTGGTGGCCGGCATTATCGTGGGCTCGGCCGGCGGCGGCGGAGAAGCGGCCCAGGCCCTGACCATGGGATCCATGGCTGCCGGATATTCATCCATGCTCACCTATACCCGGGAAAATGAAACCGAAGCCGACCAGAAAGCCTTTACCATGCTCCAGCAAACCTGCTTTTCTCCAAAAGGACTGCTGGACAGTCTCAATGAACTAAGGGCAACGGATTACATGGGTGTCGAAGGTATTCCGGATTATTTCAAAACCCATCCCGGCACGGGGTCACGCATCGCCCATCTGTCCGCGCTGCTCTCGGATTACACCCATGCCCCCCCGGCAAAGAATACCTCCCCTGTCACCTATAACTACGATATGGTCAAATACCGGATTATCGGGTTGTACGAACCCGTTGCCGACAGTATTAAAACCATTGAATCCCGAATTTCCCAGGATGCTTCCAACCCGGCACTGTATTATGGGCTGGGCCTGTTGTATGCCAGGGAAAACCGGCGGGATCAAGCCATTGTCCAGCTGCAGAAAGCCCTTTCGTTCAATCTCATGGACCCGCTGATTCTTCTGGATTTAGGCCGCATCTACGCCCTTGACGGCCAGTATGACAAAGCCATGAATATCCTGCCGGGAATCCAGTCCGATCCGGTTCTGGGAACTTGGGCCCGGTACTATCTGGCCGTGGCCCAGCTGGAATCCGGGGATGTGCCGTCTGCCGAACAGAACCTGACCCGGGTCATCGAGACATCCCCGAAATCTTTTCCCAGGGCCTATTATCACCTGGGTGCCATCATGTCCAAAAAAAACAGGATTGCCCTGTCCCACTATTATTTGGGGATCTATTATGATCTGGTACAGGATTCAAAAAATGCGACCCGCCATCTGAAACGGGCGATAGACCAGGGATTGGATGATCCGGATACAAAGACCGCCGCAGAAGAACGCTTAAAACGGATCTCCTCCGGCAAACGCCCGTCCTGA
- the fusA gene encoding elongation factor G, with protein sequence MTQKKTLTKIRNIGIMAHIDAGKTTVTERILYYTGKSHKIGEVHDGEAVMDWMQDEQERGITISSAVTTCQWEQSTIQIIDTPGHVDFTVEVERALRVLDGAIGVFCAVGGVEPQSETVWRQADRYRVPRMAFINKMDRTGADFFGAVASIKEKLGAHPVLLQVPMGAEDQFDGVIDLIDMKQIRWDDESLGATYVVDEIPSEYADLAMEYREKLLESVSEEDDAIMEKYLGEEEITRADLIAAVRKATINHKLVPVLCGSALKNKGIQPLLNAIAHFLPSPLDVPPVRGIHPETGDPLDFPPEKNGPLAALIFKVSMIEGRKLSFARIYSGKIEAGSDVYNPVLKKKEKLSRILLMHANKRERLKEASAGDIVGIVGLKDSGTGDTLCSVDHPVFLEKMKYEDPVISIAIEPKTHADQEKLDMVLEKFTIEDPTLKVSKDEETGQTILSGMGELHLEIIISRMRKEFNTQVNVGNPQVVYREVVTAPATGEAVFDREISGKSHYAKVRIQLKPLDRGTGVLFRNKAPETQIPPQFVSGIEQGIRESLEGGYLKGYPLVDAEIVLLGGAFEEGKSTELGFSVCGSMACKEALESASLALLEPIMQVEVFVPDTYMGDAIADLNSRGGKVESIAPKANIQIIHAVVPLAKMFGYSTALRSATQGRGTFSMKFDRFDRV encoded by the coding sequence ATGACGCAGAAAAAGACCCTAACAAAGATCAGAAATATTGGCATCATGGCCCACATCGATGCGGGCAAGACCACTGTGACGGAACGAATCCTGTACTATACCGGAAAATCCCACAAGATCGGTGAAGTCCACGATGGCGAAGCGGTCATGGACTGGATGCAGGATGAACAGGAACGGGGGATCACCATCTCCTCGGCCGTGACCACCTGCCAGTGGGAGCAGTCCACTATCCAGATCATCGATACGCCGGGGCATGTGGATTTTACCGTGGAAGTGGAACGGGCCCTGCGGGTGCTGGACGGCGCCATTGGTGTGTTCTGTGCCGTGGGCGGCGTGGAGCCCCAGTCGGAGACCGTGTGGCGCCAGGCGGACCGGTACCGGGTTCCCCGAATGGCGTTTATCAATAAAATGGACCGCACAGGCGCGGATTTTTTCGGGGCTGTGGCGTCCATCAAGGAAAAACTGGGGGCCCATCCCGTGCTGCTTCAGGTTCCCATGGGCGCGGAAGATCAGTTTGACGGGGTGATCGATCTCATCGACATGAAACAGATCCGTTGGGATGATGAAAGCCTGGGCGCCACATACGTGGTGGATGAGATCCCTTCAGAATATGCGGACCTGGCCATGGAATACAGAGAAAAACTTTTGGAGTCGGTTTCCGAAGAAGATGATGCCATCATGGAAAAATACCTGGGAGAAGAGGAAATTACCCGGGCCGACCTGATCGCTGCCGTCCGGAAAGCCACCATCAACCACAAACTGGTGCCTGTGCTGTGCGGCAGTGCATTGAAAAACAAAGGCATTCAGCCGTTGCTCAATGCCATCGCGCATTTTCTACCCAGTCCCCTGGATGTGCCTCCGGTGCGGGGCATCCATCCTGAAACCGGAGATCCCCTTGATTTTCCCCCGGAAAAAAACGGTCCCCTGGCAGCCTTGATTTTTAAGGTTTCCATGATCGAAGGCAGAAAACTGTCTTTTGCCAGAATCTATTCCGGGAAAATCGAAGCCGGGTCGGACGTGTACAACCCCGTGCTCAAGAAAAAGGAAAAATTGTCCCGGATTCTCTTGATGCACGCCAACAAGCGGGAACGTCTCAAAGAAGCGTCTGCCGGGGATATCGTGGGCATTGTGGGATTAAAGGATTCCGGAACCGGTGATACCTTGTGCTCGGTGGATCACCCCGTGTTTCTTGAAAAAATGAAATACGAAGATCCGGTGATTTCCATTGCCATCGAACCCAAAACCCATGCGGATCAGGAAAAACTGGACATGGTCCTTGAAAAATTCACCATCGAGGACCCGACCCTCAAGGTGTCCAAAGATGAAGAAACGGGCCAGACGATTCTGTCGGGTATGGGAGAACTGCATCTGGAGATCATTATTTCAAGGATGCGCAAGGAGTTCAACACCCAGGTGAATGTGGGCAATCCCCAGGTGGTATACCGGGAGGTGGTCACAGCGCCGGCCACGGGTGAGGCCGTGTTTGACCGGGAGATTTCCGGCAAATCCCATTACGCCAAGGTCCGGATTCAGCTCAAACCCCTGGACCGGGGAACCGGCGTTCTTTTCAGGAACAAGGCCCCTGAAACCCAGATTCCGCCTCAGTTTGTGTCCGGCATTGAGCAGGGGATCCGGGAAAGTCTGGAAGGCGGGTATCTCAAGGGGTATCCGCTGGTGGATGCGGAAATCGTTCTGCTGGGCGGGGCGTTTGAGGAAGGCAAGTCCACGGAACTGGGATTTTCAGTGTGTGGGTCCATGGCCTGCAAAGAGGCGTTGGAAAGTGCATCCCTGGCGCTTCTTGAACCGATTATGCAGGTGGAGGTGTTTGTGCCGGACACCTATATGGGAGATGCCATTGCCGATCTCAATTCCCGGGGGGGGAAAGTGGAATCCATTGCCCCGAAAGCCAATATCCAGATCATCCATGCCGTGGTGCCTTTGGCCAAAATGTTCGGATATTCCACGGCCCTGCGTTCCGCCACCCAGGGCCGGGGGACATTCAGCATGAAATTCGACCGGTTCGACCGGGTGTGA
- a CDS encoding DnaJ family domain-containing protein, producing the protein MLPGFEKIVEERIKTAQKKGAFDNLAGKGKPFVLEPAHPASDDCRLAYKMLKNAGYLPPEIELKKKITQAELLLQATDAASAQHREITKKLNYLLTKLDFLRGGISPLITDKYQENIIRKLS; encoded by the coding sequence ATGCTTCCCGGATTTGAGAAAATTGTGGAAGAAAGAATCAAAACCGCCCAGAAAAAAGGCGCGTTTGATAATCTGGCGGGCAAAGGCAAACCCTTTGTTCTGGAACCGGCCCACCCGGCGTCAGATGACTGCCGTCTGGCCTATAAAATGTTGAAAAATGCGGGGTATCTGCCCCCTGAAATTGAATTGAAGAAAAAAATCACCCAGGCTGAACTGCTGCTTCAAGCAACGGATGCCGCATCGGCCCAGCACCGGGAGATCACAAAAAAACTCAATTACCTGTTAACCAAACTTGATTTTCTCCGGGGCGGCATATCGCCGCTGATCACAGACAAATACCAGGAAAATATTATCAGAAAGTTATCATGA
- a CDS encoding D-alanine--D-alanine ligase family protein, with amino-acid sequence MKKIRLALLAGGISSERSVSLNSGNQVFEALDKQKYDIVRYDPKTDLKQLVMDAPDIDAALIILHGPFGEDGTVQGLLDLLDIPYQGAGVLGSAVAMNKLLSKRLYQKADIPTPDFCSLTANDAADIPQLIRDLGLPMVVKPACAGSSVGMTIVKKEADMDRAIQEGFAHDDTLIVESYISGVELTCGVLGNDDPKALPVIEIIPGQGHEYFDFNAKYVAGETEEICPARIDDDLTRRVQELAVRSHQALFLKGYSRTDMMLAGNDLFVLETNTIPGMTATSLYPQSAAEAGYSFSRLLDTLIQLAMEEHKNKTKRRGQ; translated from the coding sequence ATGAAAAAAATCAGACTCGCCCTGCTGGCCGGCGGCATCTCTTCGGAACGCTCCGTGTCGTTGAACAGCGGCAACCAGGTGTTTGAGGCACTGGACAAACAAAAATACGATATTGTGCGGTATGATCCCAAAACCGATCTCAAACAGCTGGTCATGGATGCCCCTGACATCGATGCGGCCCTGATCATTCTCCACGGCCCGTTCGGAGAAGACGGCACAGTCCAGGGCCTGCTGGATCTGCTGGACATCCCCTACCAGGGGGCCGGGGTTCTGGGATCGGCCGTGGCCATGAACAAACTGCTGTCCAAGCGCCTGTATCAGAAAGCGGATATCCCCACCCCGGATTTTTGCTCCCTGACGGCCAATGATGCCGCGGACATTCCCCAACTGATCCGGGACTTAGGCCTGCCCATGGTGGTGAAGCCCGCGTGTGCCGGATCCAGCGTGGGCATGACCATTGTCAAAAAAGAAGCGGACATGGACCGGGCCATTCAGGAAGGATTTGCCCATGATGACACCCTGATTGTGGAAAGCTATATCAGCGGGGTGGAGCTGACCTGCGGGGTCCTGGGCAATGATGATCCGAAAGCCCTGCCCGTGATTGAAATCATTCCCGGCCAGGGCCATGAATATTTTGATTTCAACGCCAAATATGTGGCCGGAGAGACCGAAGAGATCTGCCCGGCCCGCATTGATGATGATCTTACCCGCCGGGTCCAGGAACTGGCGGTCCGATCCCACCAGGCCCTTTTTCTCAAAGGCTATTCCCGCACGGACATGATGCTTGCCGGCAATGACCTGTTTGTCCTGGAAACCAACACCATCCCCGGTATGACGGCCACCAGCCTGTATCCCCAGTCAGCGGCCGAAGCCGGATATTCGTTTTCCCGACTGCTGGACACCCTGATTCAACTGGCCATGGAAGAACACAAAAATAAAACCAAAAGGAGAGGTCAATGA